The following are encoded in a window of Malassezia japonica chromosome 7, complete sequence genomic DNA:
- a CDS encoding uncharacterized protein (TransMembrane:16 (i66-86o92-114i126-147o211-230i301-329o359-381i439-459o465-484i549-572o592-613i949-970o990-1013i1067-1087o1093-1112i1180-1198o1204-1224i); EggNog:ENOG503NXE6; COG:Q), with amino-acid sequence MTAEWDALRTLAKVEIGAAVATQAYDLLGLVFGDLKRANAPPAPLSEAEACEETVHVAQFWRHMRFWHHVQAVLVVGGLLLSTISIEDGVEVRAQGGAVLLAYLLLLPMALRALAPRFRGASRWRAICCIFSIAFFMSIGELFRYAFGAPFSTRDWAQLANFVLLFCLSGSLPGQPARIATGGGALALTLEDTEPEDGEALPSTVPVAETMSIANSPLGQLFFVHFLRLVRATQRHGFLRAIDVPIMGHAMQAESLSVKARILLHRFLPAASAALYHDESPRAALAEAPARIGLWSRETRGLMAVLFLANTGYFLMMFTLTIVSVLFYYAPSFFANRIFAVLETEDKLVELPMDTLMRALPWVLGLFLTVIISSTVQGQLWSILEAQLNVRITTQLSTMLYDKTLNRRNETRANEEGPSSSSQVLTLHLVDLKRVTTMLFDLFMLINVPFELALGGYFAYRILGVSAIVGLASTLILIPSISIVSKRFSHANEQLMAARDKRMGLLNECFLGIRMIKSQAWERRFDERIQKPRTEELNQQRWTFVLESCLSIILEVNPLLVTVVAFSYYTLVLHETLTPKIAFTSLAVFSELRWTLTMLPSSLTNIMQAMVSLRRICEFLLRDQVAPSPTGGADEPPKDAPRPIVALENATVSWPAEAGAANVFTLHDLSVKFAPGRNLICGRVGTGKSLLLHALLHEAELRSGNVVCPRSPFDGIPFDTATREAAVDALNTDRWLRPDLVAFAPQTPYLMNTTLRENILFGLPLGNAKRYQAVLEACSLRGDLQQLEHGDMTDVGENGTELSGGQKARVALARAVYSRASVLLLDDVLSAVDAHTAKHLAERLLAGPLIEGRTLLLVSHNVQLVGPQMDKVVYLDDRRIAFDGSGPEFLKSTHFNGLLEAKEEDEEPSEKQPEDAKLSEHGGKSRAIEHRERGSIAWRVWEAYVQASSGWPLCIVTMLLFAASSLWDLVNNAWLRDWSATIGKSTHASAWWLSWYVVLVVTGILFGVLRWVGIYTMSLLASRRLFDKMLWRTLRAPLRFHDMMTRGRLLNRFGQDLEVLDSKFARAIADVVIRVTQLLTTCIALYIVSGWRFVLALLLLTPLYTTLSKWYIATARDLQRLTSTSRTLVVNSFGNAVHGVTVLRAFGAQQRFTNEMYAVLDNNNRYIWWTNQGSRWISQMFNLISSVLVLGSCLMILLEQDVDAPAADFSITFLIDLNFNILILMRMYTIFQTSGVAVERVFEFADTIDQEAAEVCEPRPSADWPEHGKIVVRDLCMRYAPGLPDVLRHVSFEVQPSTKLAVVGPTGSGKSTLANAFLRFVESHEGSITIDGVDIAQVGLTDLRSRLQIVPQDPVILSGSLRSVLDVLGEFTDEQLLDALRTVHLVDGPSSQFANLDFSIAESGTNLSQGQRQLLCLARAILRRSRVVLFDEASSSIDYDTDMRITEVIHEAFCHSSVLTIAHRLRSVIAYDQVLFLDRGSVVEIGEPHVLLQNKQSRFFQLCQSAGPAELAYLLDAAGTARKKRAQN; translated from the coding sequence ATGACGGCGGAGTGGGACGCGCTGCGGACCCTGGCCAAGGTCGAGATCGGTGCAGCAGTCGCTACGCAGGCGTACGACTTGCTGGGACTCGTGTTTGGCGATCTGAAGCGCGCGAATGCGCCACCGGCGCCGTTGTCGGAAGCAGAGGCGTGCGAAGAAACGGTACACGTCGCCCAGTTCTGGCGCCATATGCGGTTCTGGCACCATGTgcaggccgtgctcgtGGTCGGCGGCCTTCTTCTTTCTACGATTTCCATCGAGGACGGtgtcgaggtgcgtgcgcagggAGGCGCGGTCCTCCTCGCCTACCTGCTCCTCCTGCCCATGGccctgcgcgcgctcgcgccgaggttccgtggcgcgtcgcgctggcgcgccaTCTGCTGCATATTTAGCATTGCATTCTTCATGTCGATCGGCGAGCTCTTTCGCTACGCGTTTGGCGCGCCTTTCTCGACAAGAGACtgggcgcagctcgccaacTTTGTGCTCCTCTTTTGCCTCAGCGGCTCGCTGCCAGGCCagccggcgcgcatcgcgacCGGCGGAGGCGCACTCGCGCTGACGCTCGAAGATACCGAGCCTGAGgatggcgaggcgctcccgTCGACCGTGCCGGTCGCTGAGACGATGTCGATCGCCAACTCGCCTCTCGGCCAACTCTTTTTTGTGCACTTTTTGCGCCTCGttcgcgcgacgcagcgccacgGTTTCTTGCGTGCGATCGACGTGCCGATCATGGGACACGCCATGCaggccgagtcgctctCGGTCAAGGCGCGTATCCTTCTGCACCGCTTTCTCCCGGCCGCGTCTGCGGCGCTGTACCACGACGAGTcgccccgcgcggcgctcgcagaggcgccggcacgcATCGGCCTCTGgtcgcgcgagacgcgcggccTGATGGCCGTCTTGTTCCTCGCGAATACCGGCTACTTTCTCATGATGTTTACGCTGACGATCGTGTCGGTGCTCTTTTACTATGCCCCGTCCTTCTTTGCGAACCGCATCtttgcggtgctcgagacggAGGACAAGCTCGTGGAGCTTCCGATGGACACGCTGATGCGTGCACTCCCGTGGGTCCTTGGCCTGTTCCTCACGGTGATTATCAGCAGTACGGTCCAAGGGCAGCTCTGGTCGATTCTCGAAGCGCAGCTGAATGTGCGCATCACCACGCAGCTCTCGACGATGCTCTACGACAAGACGCTGAACCGCCGTAacgagacgcgcgcgaaCGAAGAGGggccgtcgagcagcagccaAGTGCTCACGCtccacctcgtcgatctGAAGCGCGTCACGACGATGCTTTTCGACCTGTTCATGCTGATCAATGTGCCGTTTGAGCTGGCTCTCGGTGGGTACTTTGCGTACCGAATCCTCGGCGTGTCGGCGATTGTCGGCCTCGCCTCGACGCTCATTCTCATTCCATCGATCTCGATTGTGAGCAAGCGCTTCTCCCATGCAAACGAACAGCTGATGGCTGCGCGCGACAAGCGCATGGGGCTGCTGAACGAGTGCTTCCTGGGCATTCGCATGATCAAGTCGCAAGCGTGGGAACGCCGCTTTGACGAGCGTATCCAAAAGCCACGCACAGAAGAGCTCAACCAGCAGCGCTGGACATTCGTCCTCGAATCGTGCCTGAGCATCATTCTCGAAGTGAATCCTTTGCTCGTTACTGTTGTCGCCTTCTCGTACTATACGCTGGTCCTGCACGAAACGCTCACGCCCAAAATTGCGTTTACGTCGCTGGCCGTGTTTAGCGAGTTGCGCTGGACACTGACCATGCTTCCCTCTTCGCTCACCAACATCATGCAGGCGATGgtctcgctgcgccgcatctgCGAGTTTCTGCTGCGTGATCAGGTCGCCCCGTcgccgaccggcggcgcggacgagccgccgaaagacgcgccgcgccccaTTGTCGCCCTGGAAAATGCGACCGTTTCCTggcccgccgaggccggcgcggccaaTGTCTTTACACTGCACGACCTCTCGGTCAAATTTGCGCCAGGCCGTAACTTGATttgcggccgcgtcggcaCAGGCAAGTCGCTCCTGCTGCATGCACTCCTGCACGAGGCCGAGTTGCGCTCCGGGAATGTGGTATGCCCCCGCTCGCCATTCGACGGTATCCCTTTTGacaccgcgacgcgcgaggcggcggtcgaTGCTCTAAACACGGACCGCTGGTTGCGCCCTGATCTGGTGGCctttgcgccgcagacGCCGTACCTGATGAACACGACGCTGCGTGAAAACATCCTCTTTGGCCTGCCGCTCGGCAACGCCAAGCGCTACcaggcggtgctcgaggcgtgctcgctgcgtggcgacctgcagcagctcgagcacggcgacaTGACCGACGTGGGCGAGAATGGCACAGAGCTGTCCGGTGGTCAAAaagcgcgcgtcgcccttGCGCGTGCGGTGTACTCGCGTGCGAGTGTCCTGCTCCTGGACGACGTGCTTTCGGCGGTCGATGCACACACCGCCAAgcaccttgccgagcgcctgctggcCGGTCCGCTGATCGAagggcgcacgctgctgctcgtctCGCACAATGTGCAGTTAGTCGGACCCCAGATGGACAAGGTCGTGTATCTCGATGACCGGCGTATTGCCTTTGACGGAAGTGGGCCCGAGTTCCTCAAGTCGACCCATTTTaacggcctgctcgaggcaaAGGAAGAGGATGAGGAGCCTTCCGAGAAGCAGCCGGAGGACGCCAAGCTCAGCGAACATGGTGGAAAAAGCCGCGCGATtgagcaccgcgagcgcggtAGCATCGCGTGGCGAGTGTGGGAGGCGTATGTCCAAGCCAGCAGCGGCTGGCCGCTGTGCATCGTGACGATGCTCCTCTTTGCTGCCTCGAGTCTCTGGGACCTGGTGAACAACGCATGGCTGCGCGACTGGAGTGCGACGATCGGAAAGTCGACGCACGCGAGTGCGTGGTGGCTTTCGTGGTACGTGGTGCTGGTCGTGACCGGTATCTTGttcggcgtgctgcgctggGTCGGGATCTACACCATGTCACTTCTTGCGTCGCGTAGGCTCTTTGACAAGATGCTctggcgcacgctgcgtgcccCGCTGCGTTTCCACGACATGAtgacgcgcggccgcctgcTGAACCGCTTTGGGCAGGacctcgaggtgctcgactcCAAATTTGCACGCGCGATTGCCGACGTGGTCATCCGCGTTACGCAGCTGCTGACGACATGCATTGCGTTATACATTGTGAGCGGCTGGCGCTTCGTTTTGGCCTTGCTCCTGCTCACGCCCCTATACACGACGCTGAGCAAGTGGTACATTGCGACTGCACGCGACTTGCAGCGCCTTACTTCaacctcgcgcacgctcgtcgtgAATTCGTTCGGAAACGCAGTGCATGGTGTTACTGTGCTGCGTGCGTtcggtgcgcagcagcgcttTACCAACGAGATGTATGCGGTGCTCGATAACAACAACCGCTACATCTGGTGGACGAACCAGGGCAGCCGCTGGATATCTCAAATGTTCAACTTGATCTCCTCAGTGCTCGTCCTTGGCTCTTGTCTGATGATTCTCCTTGAGCAAGACGTCGatgcgcccgccgccgactTTTCGATTACGTTCCTGATCGACCTCAACTTTAATATTCTGATCCTCATGCGCATGTACACGATTTTCCAGACGTCgggcgtcgccgtcgaaCGTGTGTTTGAGTTTGCGGATACCATTGACCaggaggccgccgaggttTGCGAGCCGCGCCCGTCTGCCGACTGGCCGGAGCACGGCAAgatcgtcgtgcgcgacctGTGCATGCGCTACGCGCCAGGCCTCCCTGACGTCTTGCGCCACGTCTCGTTCGAGGTGCAGCCGAGCACGAagctcgccgtcgtcgggcCGACCGGCAGTGGCAAGTCGACGCTGGCCAACGCGTTCCTGCGCTTTGTCGAGTCGCACGAGGGCTCCATTACAATCGACGGCGTGGACATTGCGCAAGTCGGCCTGACCGAtctgcgctcgcgcctgCAGATCGTGCCGCAGGACCCAGTGATTCTTTCGgggtcgctgcgctcggtgctcgatgtgctcggcgagttTACCGACGAACAGCTCCTCGATGCACTGCGCACcgtgcacctcgtcgacggaCCGTCGAGCCAGTTTGCTAACCTCGACTTTTCCATCGCAGAGAGCGGCACGAACCTGAGCCAGGGCCAGCGCCAGCTCCTCTGCCTCGCGCGAGCCatcctgcgccgctcgcgtgtcgtgctctttgacgaggcgagcagctcgatcGACTACGACACCGACATGCGCATCACCGAGGTTATCCACGAAGCCTTTTGCCACAGCAGTGTGCTTACGATTGCAcaccgcctgcgctcggTCATTGCCTACGACCAGGTGCTCTTCCTGGACAGGGGCAGCGTCGTGGAGATCGGCGAGCCGCATGTCCTGCTGCAGAACAAGCAGTCGCGCTTCTTCCAGCTCTGCCAGAGCGCAGGGCCGGCAGAACTTGCCTATCTGCTCGATGCAGCGGGCACTGCACGGAAGAAGCGGGCGCAGAACTAG
- the GCV1 gene encoding aminomethyltransferase (EggNog:ENOG503NUHA; BUSCO:EOG09263J6Z; COG:E), with protein sequence MAQLLKRTTVARSVAASARISTPRLFHVAAARYAARTGLYDFHVQNEAKIVPFGGYDMPLSYGKVGQVASHKHVREHAGLFDVGHMVQHKFTGPTAAAFLQRITPASLTSMAPFNSTLSVLLSPEGGILDDLIITKHADDDFYVVTNAGCREDDLKYIAEQLEAFGKDNEAPKHEVLENQGLVALQGPSAAGVLAKLLPADFDLSKLVFGQSAFVSLSLPGGETVECHVARGGYTGEDGFEISIPPASTEAVAKALLADAEVELAGLAARDSLRLEAGMCLYGHDLDPSVSPVEGALAWTVAKDRRAAADFLGAERVLRELKEGPPRRRIGLLVEAGAPAREGSKIYAEDGTTEIGQVTSGIPSPTLGKNIAMALVKNGYHKRDTPVKVSVRNKLRDATVARMPFVPSKFYRG encoded by the exons ATGGCCCAACTTCTGAAGCGTACGACGGTCGCCCGCAGCGTTgctgcgtcggcgcgcatcTCGACCCCCCGCCTCTTTCATGTGGCTGCCGCGCGCtatgcggcgcgcaccggtCTCTACGACTTCCACGTGCAGAACGAGGCGAAGATTGTGCCGTTCGGCGGCTACGACATGCCGCTGAGCTACGGCAAGGTCGGCCAGGTGGCTTCGCACAAGCATGtgcgcgagcacgcggGCCTCTTTGACGTGGGCCACATGGTGCAGCACAAGTTTACCGGCcccacggccgccgcgttcctgcagcgcatcacgcccgcgtcgctgaCGTCGATGGCGCCGTTCAACTCGACGCTCTCGGTGCTGCTTTCCCCCGAGGGCGGTATCCTGGACGACCTCATCATCACCAAGcacgcggacgacgactTTTACGTCGTGACAAACGCCGGCTGCCGTGAGGACGACCTCAAGTAcattgccgagcagctcgaggcgttcGGCAAGGACAACGAGGCGCCGAAgcacgaggtgctcgagaaCCAGGGCCTGGTCGCCCTGCAGGGCccctcggcggcgggcgtgctCGCGAAGCTGCTGCCTGCTGACTTTGACCTGAGCAAGCTGGTGTTTGGCCAGAGTGCGTTTGTCTCCCTGTCGCTCCCTGGCGGCGAGACGGTCGAgtgccacgtcgcgcgcggcggctacACCGGCGAGGACGGCTTTGAGATCTCGATTCCCCCTGCGtcgaccgaggcggtggccaaagcgctgctcgccgacgccgaggtcgagctcgcgggtctcgcggcgcgcgacagcctgcgtctcgaggcGGGCATGTGCCTGTACGGCCACGACCTCGACCCCAGCGTGTCGCCCGTCGaaggcgcgctcgcgtggaccgtcgccaaggaccgccgcgcggccgccgacttcctcggcgcggagcgcgtcctgcgcgagctcaaGGAGGGTcccccccgccgccgcatcggtCTGCTGGTCGAGGCGGGCGCCCCCGCACGCG AGGGCAGCAAAATCTATGCCGAGGACGGCACTACGGAGATCGGCCAGGTGACGTCGGGCATCCCCTCCccgacgctcggcaagaACATTGCCATGGCCCTCGTCAAGAACGGCTACCATAagcgcgacacgccggTCAAGGTGTCCGTGCGCAacaagctgcgcgatgcgACCGTGGCACGCATGCCGTTTGTCCCCAGCAAGTTCTACCGTGGATAG
- a CDS encoding uncharacterized protein (COG:O; EggNog:ENOG503NXTM), which produces MSQAVKAAIAARRQVSRSPEKRSEAPAGGAWGEREPVLLQKPLEEILRGACGNGRVNLASRFPSLERCPEELFDLLDDDAPEWFTRAEDEEREPWYNRSDLLVLQLGANDMKSVDERVGEFIGLTRLELHSNQLTALPSALAGLQSLTAITLSHNQLAAFPACLLGLASLTSLDLSHNQIEALWTEKEAHDVEAPLRSLRTLDLSRNKLRTGALVRAGESEVQVLAFPTKLRRLDLSENALQGPLPLQLFSPLTVLEELDLNGNDIPDAVFAPPPPDAKIPPALPRLHVLDVRRTHISALGPLESLFVSGSALSLDEARDAQRAPAHAPPDASGLAAHQLVRVSGRPGASEAELASIPVVVGEEATTLPPLFVVLDAHLVRAEPSRRKRGGRGRGGDSRRDDHDEPPQGDAGSALANAKLSSKKKEALGQVPCKFFRNNGCSAGDACPFAHTLPGEGQAKAVCQWYLKGSCRFGHRCALAHILPGQPMSMDRKNKRAAQHGQKAEEKPATEKRSSSGSRVRGTPLAPPAPGAVFIPESARQPHEPSPPQASLPDEKGGWEDRAAVDAAHAFGTSPFSYPGSHSLFFNTNSDVDVSARALGTTPSQAPWTRAPRDDPLADSSHAEDFLPSSLSDLLTPAELERRTRSTREPHGPRSTSQSLPTHGPDFGALHDISPPAPMGHYSVPGRVGAQGTPMPGRMGAQSVHASPFLAALSSPPSAGSPMVGDRVALSFGARPMEDGRRMGMGHPFRERQPHAPISPALLPARDDTDDAIFELE; this is translated from the exons atGTCGCAGGCGGTGAAAGCCGcgatcgcggcgcggcgacagGTGAGCCGGTCGCCAGAAAAACggagcgaggcgcccgcaGGTGGCGCGTggggcgagcgcgagcccgTCCTGCTCCAGAAACCGCTCGAGGAGATCCtgcgtggcgcgtgcggaAATG GCCGCGTGAACCTCGCGTCGCGGTTTCCGTCGCTGGAGCGGTGCCCGGAGGAGCTCTTTGatctgctcgacgacgacgcccCAGAGTGGTTCACCCGCgcggaggacgaggagcgcgagccgtGGTACAACCGCAGCGACCTGCTCGTCCTCCAGCTCGGTGCCAACGACATGAAaagcgtcgacgagcgcgtcggcgagttTATCGGCCTCacacgcctcgagctgcacaGCAATCAGCTCACAGccctgccgagcgcgctcgcgggcCTACAGAGCCTCACGGCCATCACCCTGTCGCACaaccagctcgcggcgttTCCCGCGtgcctgctcggcctcgcgagCCTGACGAGCCTCGATCTGAGCCACAACcagatcgaggcgctctgGACGGAaaaagaggcgcacgacgtcgaggcgccactgcgctcgctgcgcacccTCGACCTGAGCCGCAACAagctgcgcaccggcgcgctggtgCGTGCGGGCGAGAGCGAGGTCCAGGTGCTTGCCTTTCCCACGAAactgcggcgcctcgattTGAGCGAGAATGCACTCCAGgggccgctgccgctgcagcTCTTCTCCCCCCTGACCGTGCTGGAAGAGCTGGATCTGAACGGAAACGACATCCCCGACGCGGTGTTTGCGCCACCGCCACCGGACGCCAAGATCCcgcccgcgctgccgcgcctacatgtgctcgacgtgcgccgcacacACATTTCTGCGCTCGGGCCGCTAGAGAGCCTGTTTGtctcgggcagcgccttgtccctggacgaggcgagGGATGCACAgcgcgcacctgcgcacgcgccgcccgacgcgtccggccttgcggcgcaccagctGGTGCGTGTGAGCGGCCGACCCGGCGCTTCGGAGGCGGAGCTTGCCTCCATCCCGGTCGtggtcggcgaggaggcgaCGACGCTCCCCCCCCTGTTTGttgtgctcgacgcgcacctcgtgcgcgccgagccctcgcggcgcaagcgtggcggccgcggccgtggcggcgactcgcgccgcgacgaccacgacgagccgccgcaAGGCGACGCCGGGAGCGCGCTTGCGAACGCCAAGCTCAGCTCGAAAAAGAAGGAGGCGCTTGGCCAAGTGCCGTGCAAATTCTTCCGGAACAATGGAtgcagcgccggcgacgcgtgTCCCTTTGCGCACACGCTCCCGGGCGAGGGCCAGGCGAAGGCCGTGTGCCAATGGTACCTAAAAGGAAGCTGCCGCTTTGGGCACCGCTGTGCCCTGGCGCACATCCTCCCCGGCCAGCCGATGAGCATGGACCGCAAGAAcaagcgcgcggcgcagcacggccaaAAGGCCGAAGAGAAGCCCGCGACGGAAAaacggagctcgagcgggtcgcgtgtgcgcggcacgccgctcgcgccgcccgcgcccggcgcggtgtTCATCCCCGAAAgcgcgcggcagccgcACGAGCCGAGCCCCCCCCAAGCCTCGCTCCCCGACGAGAAAGGCGGCTGGGAAgaccgcgcggcggtcgacgcggcgcacgcgttCGGCACGAGCCCCTTTTCCTACCCCGGCTCGCACTCGCTCTTCTTCAACACGAACAGCGACGTGGACgtcagcgcacgcgcgctcggcaccacgccgagccaggcgccgtggacgcgcgcgccgcgcgacgacccGTTGGCGGACAGCAGCCACGCGGAGGACTTTCTTCCCTCGAGCCTGAGCGACCTGCTGacgcccgccgagctcgagcggcgtacacgcagcacgcgcgagccgcacgGCCCCCGCAGCACGTCCCAATCCCTCCCCACGCACGGCCCCGACTttggtgcgctgcacgacatttcgccgcccgcgcctaTGGGCCACTACTCGGTCCCCGGGCGTGTCGGCGCGCAAGGCACGCCGATGCCGGGGCGCATGGGCGCACAGAGCGTGCACGCGTCGCCcttcctcgccgcgctgagctcgccgccgagcgctggcTCGCCGAtggtcggcgaccgcgtcgcgctgtcgttcggcgcgcgccccaTGGAAGATGGCCGGCGGATGGGCATGGGCCATCCcttccgcgagcgccagccGCACGCACCCATCTCTCCTGCGCTGCTCcctgcgcgcgacgatACGGACGATGCGATCTTTGAGCTCGAATAG
- the ARC1 gene encoding G4 quadruplex nucleic acid binding protein (COG:J; BUSCO:EOG09263JFQ; EggNog:ENOG503P07W) codes for MTAQRSRQLLAEVYARLVSDKGALAALNTAGPLRAYAHELAALTTAPAEVLGATDAEKERTNSWLDEVEGMNGSLETLDRELASRTFLSGNAPTAADYSLFASLYDVVSTLPPAAQHAHPSLVRYFSHMSHLAAGAQLDPPVTPFEPAFEGFPTIQRAAPVKEKKEKKEAKEAKEAKEPSEAAAAAAAAPKKEKKEKKEKAPKAAPAPETPLPSMVDMRVGKIVDIKRHPDADALYLEQVDFGEPDGPRTILSGLVHFVPIDQMKDRWVVGICNLKPVAMRGIKSFGMLLCATSKDGKDGGIEPVCPPADSQVGDRIYVEGYEGMEPLEQLNPKKKIFEAIQPNYLTTDDRLCAWNGPLPSAPEGDKAPRLLRTARGPCYAQTFSGATLS; via the exons ATgacggcgcagcgctcgcggcagctgctcgcggaAGTGTACGCGCGTCTTGTGAGTGACAAGggcgcgctggcggcgcTGAACACCGCCGGCCCGCTGCGTGCGtacgcgcacgagctcgcggcgctcaccacggcgccggccgaggtgcttggCGCGACAGACGCCGAGAAGGAGCGCACGAACAGCTGgctggacgaggtcgagggcATGAATGGCAGTCTCGAG ACACTGGACCGCGAGCttgcctcgcgcacgttTTTGAGCGGCAACGCACCGACAGCGGCAGACTACTCGCTCTTTGCGTCGCTGTACGACGTCGTGtcgacgctgccgccggccgcgcagcacgcgcaccCGTCGCTGGTGCGCTACTTTTCCCACATGTCGCACCTggcggccggtgcgcagctcgatcCCCCGGTGACGCCGTTTGAGCCGGCGTTTGAAGGCTTCCCCACGAttcagcgcgcggcgccggtcaaggagaagaaggagaagaaggaggcgAAGGAGGCAAAGGAGGCAAAggagccgagcgaggccgccgccgccgccgccgcggcgcccaaGAAGGAAAAGAAGGAAAAGAAGGAAAAGGCCCCCAaggcggcaccggcgccagagacgccgctgccgtcGATGGTCGACATGCGTGTCGGCAAGATTGTCGACATCAAGCGCCACCCCGATGCGGACGCGCTctacctcgagcaggtcgactTTGGCGAGCCGGATGGGCCGCGCACCATCCTCTCTGGCCTGGTCCACTTTGTCCCGATTGACCAGATGAAGGACCGCTGGGTGGTCGGCATCTGCAACCTGAAGCCCgtcgcgatgcgcggcatCAAGAGCTTCGGCATGCTCCTCTGTGCCACGTCCAAGGACGGCAAGGACGGCGGTATCGAGCCGGTATGCCCCCCGGCCGACTCgcaggtcggcgaccgGATCTACGTCGAGGGCTACGAAGGGATggagccgctcgagcagctgaaTCCCAAGAAGAAGATCTTTGAGGCGATCCAGCCGAACTACCTCACCACCGACGACCGGCTCTGCGCCTGGAACGGCCCCCTGCCGAGTGCGCCCGAGGGCGACAAGGCGCCCCGCCTCCtccgcaccgcgcgcggcccgtGCTATGCACAGACCTTTAGCGGCGCCACGCTGTCGTAG
- a CDS encoding uncharacterized protein (COG:M; EggNog:ENOG503NVWY; BUSCO:EOG09262MJW) encodes MTDLQSQYHAAGQGHVFAFWDKLSPAEQGELTEQLEKIDPARINDTVKAALAADEAARNEKQAKVEAPPKDSMVSTVGDAAAADKYREIGLEAIGNGEVGVLLLAGGQGTRLGSSAPKGCFDIQLPSHKSLFQLQAERIAKLQELAAKKSGKQVVVPWYVMTSGPTRKPTEAFFAEHNFFGLDKANVVFFEQGTLPCISNEGKIMLDAPSRVATAPDGNGGIYAALRAPLAKGSDASVVSDLAKRGVKYVHAYGVDNCLVKVGDPVFIGVCLEKQVGAGVKVVQKTDPAESVGVVAQKNGAFSVVEYSEIPKELSEARDESGELALRAANIANHFYTVDFLAQQVPSFEAKMAYHIARKKIPTIDLQTGERVKPDTPNGIKMELFIFDVFPFCDKLAIHEVERKEEFSPLKNASGTASDNPETSRRDLLAQQRRWLEHAGATVKGDVELSPKVTYAGEGLEAAKGRSFDKTENVESL; translated from the coding sequence ATGACGGACCTCCAAAGCCAGTACCACGCCGCGGGCCAGGGCCATGTGTTTGCGTTCTGGGACAAGCTCTCGCCTGCTGAGCAGGGCGAGCTGActgagcagctcgagaagATCGACCCGGCGCGCATCAACGACACGGTcaaggccgcgctcgccgccgacgaggccgcgcgcaaCGAGAAGCaggccaaggtcgaggcgccgcccaagGACAGCATGGTCTCGACtgtgggcgacgcggccgccgcggacAAGTACCGTGAGATTGGTCTCGAGGCGATCGGCAacggcgaggtcggcgtgctgctcctcgccggcggccaGGGCACGCGTCtcggctcgtcggcgcccaAGGGCTGCTTTGACATCCAGCTGCCGAGCCACAAGAGCCTCTTTCAgctgcaggccgagcgcatcgccaaGCTCCAGGAGCTTGCGGCAAAGAAGTCGGGCAAGCAGGTCGTCGTGCCGTGGTACGTCATGACCTCGGGCCCGACGCGCAAGCCGACCGAGGCGTTCTTTGCGGAGCACAACTTCTTTGGCCTCGACAAGGCAAACGTCGTCTTCTTTGAGCAGGGCACGCTCCCGTGCATCTCGAATGAGGGCAAGATcatgctcgacgcgccgtcgcgcgtcgccacCGCGCCGGACGGCAACGGCGGCATctacgcggcgctccgtgcgccgctcgccaagggctcggacgcgagcgtcgtgtCGGACCTCGCGAAGCGCGGCGTAAAGTACGTGCACGCGTACGGCGTCGACAACTGCCTCGtcaaggtcggcgaccCCGTGTTTATCGGCGTCTGCCTCGAGAAGCaggtcggcgcgggcgtcaAGGTCGTCCAAAAGACCGACCCGGCCGAGTCGGTGGGCGTCGTGGCGCAAAAGAATGGTGCGTTCAGCGTCGTGGAGTACTCCGAGATTCCCAAGGAGCtcagcgaggcgcgcgacgagtcgggcgagctggcgctgcgtgcggccaaCATTGCCAACCACTTCTACACGGTCGActtcctcgcgcagcaggtgcCCTCGTTCGAGGCCAAGATGGCGTACCACATTGCGCGGAAAAAGATTCCCACCATCGACCTGCAgaccggcgagcgcgtcaagCCGGACACGCCGAACGGCATCAAGATGGAGCTGTTCATCTTTGACGTGTTCCCCTTCTGCGACAAGCTCGCCATCcacgaggtcgagcgcaaggaggaGTTCTCGCCGCTGAAGAACGCGTCGGGCACCGCGTCGGACAACCCCgagacgtcgcgccgcgatttgcttgcgcagcagcgccgctgGCTCGAGCACGCTGGCGCGACGGTCAAGGGAGACGTCGAGCTCTCGCCCAAGGTGACGTACGCGGGCGAGGGTCTCGAGGCCGCCAAGGGACGCTCGTTTGACAAGACGGAGAATGTCGAGTCGCTCTAA